Proteins co-encoded in one Flavobacterium fluviale genomic window:
- a CDS encoding methionine aminotransferase: MSKLPNVTTSIFTVMSKMAAEYNAINLSQGFPNFPVDERLTDIVARLANENVHQYTPMAGYPPLMNKIAKLIQDSYNRTINPDLELLVTAGATQGIFTSILALVKENDEVIILDPSYDSYESPVLLCKAKPVRVALNDDYTPNWETIEKACSAKSRMIIINNPHNPTGKILTEADFLELEKILSKYPDLLVLSDEVYEYITFEEKHISAHTKNFLSDRCIMVSSFGKSFHITGWKIGYTIAPEHLMKEIKKVHQFLVFSVNSISQFAINEYLDVVDVNLLGKFYQEKRDYFQKLLQNSRFELKPCEGTYFQVASYAYISNEDDVTFCKNLIINYGVAAIPISTFYSDHKDQKLIRFCFAKDDFTLESAAKKLCGI, translated from the coding sequence ATGAGTAAACTCCCAAACGTGACCACAAGCATTTTCACGGTAATGTCAAAAATGGCAGCCGAATACAATGCGATAAATCTTTCGCAGGGATTTCCAAATTTTCCTGTAGATGAAAGATTAACAGATATAGTTGCAAGATTAGCGAATGAAAACGTTCACCAATATACTCCAATGGCAGGTTATCCTCCGTTGATGAATAAAATTGCCAAACTAATTCAAGATTCTTATAACAGAACAATTAATCCTGATTTAGAACTTTTAGTTACAGCTGGCGCTACACAGGGAATTTTTACTTCAATTTTAGCTTTAGTAAAAGAAAATGACGAAGTCATAATTCTTGATCCGAGTTACGATTCATACGAATCTCCTGTTTTACTCTGCAAAGCTAAACCCGTTCGTGTGGCTTTAAACGACGATTATACACCAAATTGGGAAACAATCGAAAAGGCGTGTTCAGCAAAAAGCCGAATGATTATCATCAATAATCCGCATAATCCGACTGGAAAAATATTAACTGAAGCTGATTTTCTTGAGTTAGAAAAAATCCTTTCCAAATATCCAGACCTTTTAGTTTTATCCGACGAAGTTTACGAATATATTACTTTTGAAGAAAAACATATTTCGGCACATACAAAAAATTTCCTTTCAGATCGATGTATTATGGTTTCCTCATTTGGGAAATCATTTCATATTACAGGCTGGAAAATTGGTTACACCATTGCACCAGAACATTTAATGAAAGAAATTAAGAAAGTCCATCAGTTTTTAGTTTTCAGCGTTAATAGTATTTCTCAATTTGCCATCAACGAATATTTAGACGTTGTCGATGTCAATCTTCTTGGGAAATTCTATCAGGAAAAAAGAGATTACTTTCAGAAACTGCTTCAAAACAGCCGATTTGAATTAAAGCCCTGCGAGGGAACTTATTTTCAAGTCGCTTCATATGCATATATTTCAAACGAAGATGATGTGACTTTCTGCAAAAACCTAATCATTAATTACGGTGTTGCAGCAATTCCGATTTCGACTTTCTACTCTGATCATAAAGATCAAAAATTAATTCGGTTTTGTTTCGCCAAAGACGACTTTACACTTGAATCTGCTGCGAAAAAATTATGCGGAATATAA
- a CDS encoding low molecular weight protein-tyrosine-phosphatase — protein MPVKILMVCLGNICRSPLAEGILASKLPKDKFFVDSAGTGSWHVGHCPDKRSIEVARKNGINISGQKGRQFKTSDFDEFDYIFVMDNSNFNDVNHLAENPEHKNKVHLILNELFPDENVDVPDPYFGATNGFENVYQMLDEVTDLIAEKLIKKHA, from the coding sequence ATGCCTGTAAAAATCCTAATGGTTTGTTTAGGGAACATCTGTAGATCTCCCTTGGCAGAAGGAATTTTAGCTTCTAAATTACCTAAAGATAAATTCTTTGTTGATTCAGCCGGAACAGGTTCTTGGCATGTAGGCCACTGTCCTGACAAACGATCGATCGAAGTTGCGAGAAAAAACGGTATCAATATCAGCGGACAAAAAGGCCGACAGTTTAAAACCAGTGATTTTGATGAATTTGATTACATCTTTGTAATGGACAATTCAAATTTTAATGATGTAAATCATCTTGCTGAAAATCCTGAACACAAAAACAAAGTTCATTTGATTCTAAATGAATTATTTCCTGACGAAAATGTAGACGTTCCAGATCCATACTTCGGTGCTACAAACGGATTTGAAAATGTTTATCAAATGCTGGACGAAGTAACAGACTTGATCGCCGAAAAACTAATCAAAAAACACGCTTAA
- a CDS encoding SAM-dependent methyltransferase: protein MKLLGKLYLIPTTMGESDPMDVLPQTVKRSIELIDHYIVENDKTARKSIKAVYPEKKQSELVLFTLNKRTEPSEHLDFIKPLLEGKNMGLMSEAGCPGVADPGAVIVKLAHEKGIQVVPLVGPSSILLAMMASGMNGQSFTFNGYLPIDKDEKKSALRHFEKLSFDKNQSQIFIETPYRNNKLVEDILQIVSPSTHLCIATDITLPTEFIKTMKIADWKKLKVDLHNRPTIFIIHKM from the coding sequence ATGAAACTTCTAGGAAAACTATATCTAATTCCAACTACAATGGGCGAAAGCGATCCGATGGATGTTTTACCTCAAACAGTTAAAAGAAGTATCGAACTTATAGACCACTATATTGTTGAAAACGATAAAACCGCTAGAAAATCAATCAAAGCCGTTTATCCTGAAAAAAAGCAATCCGAATTGGTGCTTTTTACTCTTAATAAACGTACTGAACCAAGCGAACATTTAGACTTTATCAAACCTTTACTTGAAGGGAAAAACATGGGTTTAATGAGTGAAGCAGGATGCCCAGGTGTCGCTGATCCGGGCGCTGTAATAGTAAAATTGGCACACGAAAAAGGAATTCAGGTTGTACCTTTAGTTGGTCCTTCTTCTATTTTATTAGCCATGATGGCTTCTGGAATGAATGGCCAGAGTTTTACCTTCAATGGATATTTACCAATTGACAAAGACGAGAAAAAATCGGCTTTGAGACATTTTGAAAAATTATCTTTTGATAAAAACCAATCACAGATTTTTATTGAAACTCCTTATAGAAACAATAAATTGGTTGAAGATATTCTGCAGATTGTAAGTCCGTCAACACATTTATGTATCGCCACAGATATTACACTGCCAACAGAGTTCATTAAAACAATGAAAATTGCTGACTGGAAGAAACTGAAAGTTGATTTACATAATAGACCAACGATTTTTATTATTCATAAAATGTAA
- the dnaA gene encoding chromosomal replication initiator protein DnaA, with the protein MTKTAQSVWENCLSFIKDNIQDQAYKTWFEPIKSVELTDNALYIQVPSKFFYEWLEEHYVKLLKVALTKELGKNAKLLYKIKMENTYGNKQPFTEQLPSSNRVPMKPQEVDAPFKNLNPELKNPFVIPGIRNLKIESQLNPNYSFDNFLEGDSNRLARSAGMAVANKPGGTSFNPLLIFGGVGLGKTHLAHAIGVEVKDKYPEKTVLYISAEIFTQQYIDSVKKNNRNDFIHFYQLIDVLIIDDVQFLSGKSGTQDVFFHIFNYLHQNGKQVILTSDKAPVDMQDIEQRLLSRFKWGLSAELHQPDYETRISILKNILYRDGVEMPEDILEYVARNIKTNVRELEGAIISLIAQSSFNKKEVTIELAKSVVEKFVKNVKREISIDYIQKIVSDYFQLDIETLQSKTRKRHVVQARQLAMFFAKKFTKASLANIGSQIGDRDHATVLHACKTVDNLVSTDKQFKKFVEDINKKLTL; encoded by the coding sequence ATGACTAAAACTGCTCAATCGGTATGGGAAAACTGTTTGTCCTTCATAAAGGATAATATTCAAGATCAAGCATACAAAACTTGGTTTGAACCAATCAAATCAGTTGAGCTAACCGATAACGCATTATACATTCAAGTTCCAAGTAAATTTTTCTACGAGTGGCTCGAAGAGCACTATGTAAAATTATTGAAAGTTGCGCTTACCAAAGAACTGGGAAAAAACGCAAAGTTACTCTATAAAATTAAAATGGAGAACACTTATGGCAACAAACAGCCGTTTACCGAACAGCTGCCAAGTTCCAACAGAGTTCCTATGAAACCTCAAGAGGTTGACGCTCCGTTTAAAAACTTAAATCCCGAACTAAAGAATCCGTTTGTAATTCCTGGAATTAGAAATTTAAAAATTGAGTCTCAATTAAATCCGAACTACAGTTTTGATAATTTCTTAGAAGGAGATTCGAACCGTTTGGCTCGTTCTGCTGGTATGGCTGTTGCCAACAAACCTGGAGGAACTTCATTTAATCCGTTATTGATCTTTGGAGGAGTTGGTTTAGGAAAAACACACTTAGCACATGCTATAGGTGTAGAAGTAAAAGATAAATACCCTGAAAAAACAGTTTTATATATTTCAGCTGAGATTTTTACGCAGCAGTATATTGATTCGGTAAAAAAGAATAATCGTAATGATTTCATTCACTTTTATCAACTAATCGATGTTTTAATTATTGATGATGTTCAGTTCCTATCTGGAAAATCAGGAACACAAGATGTATTCTTCCATATTTTCAACTATTTGCATCAAAATGGAAAACAAGTAATCTTAACTTCAGATAAAGCTCCTGTTGATATGCAGGATATTGAACAAAGATTATTGTCTCGTTTCAAATGGGGATTGTCTGCAGAATTGCATCAGCCTGATTACGAAACTCGTATCTCGATCTTAAAAAACATCTTATATCGTGATGGTGTTGAAATGCCAGAAGATATTTTAGAATATGTGGCTCGAAACATTAAAACAAATGTTAGAGAATTAGAAGGCGCCATTATTTCGTTAATCGCTCAATCTTCTTTCAACAAAAAAGAAGTTACAATCGAATTAGCGAAAAGCGTTGTAGAGAAATTTGTTAAAAACGTAAAAAGAGAAATCTCAATCGATTATATCCAAAAAATCGTTTCAGATTATTTCCAGTTAGATATTGAAACACTTCAGTCGAAAACTCGAAAGAGGCATGTTGTGCAAGCAAGACAATTAGCAATGTTTTTTGCTAAAAAATTCACCAAAGCTTCTTTAGCCAATATCGGTTCACAAATTGGAGATCGTGATCACGCAACTGTTCTTCACGCTTGTAAAACAGTTGACAACTTAGTTTCTACAGACAAACAATTTAAAAAGTTTGTTGAAGACATCAATAAAAAACTAACGCTTTAA